A single genomic interval of Cydia splendana chromosome 10, ilCydSple1.2, whole genome shotgun sequence harbors:
- the LOC134794640 gene encoding organic cation transporter protein-like: MSVDKREMNLDRILVEEIGQWGRFQLRAVVLCALVALIGSVQCYAYLFTVVKVKTRCLIPECVDTPLFSPPWILNAVPSSGDSFDNCHRFTTNMSRNSESCSADLFDRNTSVQCEDYVYEHKNSAYYEFGLACDDWRPTLIGSARTLGYMFCLPMMGLISDRWGRRLALALTTFNSVWIGSLAYFSGSYNCYISISFVEALFGACTFSSAYILAVEYVGPKYRVATGVTMSTCLAVGQTLLGAIAWTEPYWRHLILMLYLPQFIFVIYFWIAPESVRWLISKGRYEEALTILKKAAKMNGSALSERTLKEFSELKDVVTKEKDTTEPWLICLVFRHKPILLRCLVTPVWWITCILMYYGLTISSVGISGNRYINYSACNAIEIPGYWTAVLLLNRIGRKAVLAAGFLISGACQIAFIFVSDGNYWLSLTVYLIGKMCVSGVITSLYVYTAELYPTRYRSSLFAYSSMIGRVGGILAPLMPGVAAVVWVHLPFLVFGVMALVSGLLVLLAPETLGAPLPDSMEEAANLGKESPVLQWLKTLMFRSKSYTIK; this comes from the exons ATGTCTGTGGATAAAAGGGAGATGAATCTGGATCGGATCCTAGTGGAAGAAATCGGTCAATGGGGGCGGTTCCAGCTCAGAGCCGTGGTGTTGTGTGCCCTGGTGGCTTTGATAGGGAGTGTGCAATGCTATGCGTATTTGTTTACTGTTGTGAAGGTCAAAACAAG ATGCCTCATCCCCGAATGTGTGGACACCCCCCTGTTCTCCCCGCCATGGATCCTGAACGCGGTGCCGTCGTCAGGGGACTCCTTCGACAACTGCCATCGTTTTACAACGAACATGTCACGGAACAGCGAATCCTGTTCAGCAGACTTGTTTGATAGGAACACGTCGGTGCAATGCGAGGATTATGTTTATGAGCATAAGAATTCGGCTTATTACGAG TTTGGTCTGGCCTGCGACGACTGGCGCCCAACTTTGATCGGCTCGGCCAGGACCCTGGGCTACATGTTCTGCCTACCGATGATGGGTCTCATCTCCGACCGCTGGGGCCGGCGGCTCGCCCTCGCCCTTACCACCTTCAACTCCGTTTGGATCGGAAGTCTGGCGTATTTCTCTGGCTCCTACAACTGTTACATATCTATATCGTTTGTAGAGGCTCTGTTTGGAGCCTGTACTTTTTCCAGTGCTTATATTTTAG CTGTGGAATATGTGGGGCCAAAATACCGTGTAGCAACCGGTGTCACTATGAGCACTTGCCTTGCAGTAGGACAAACACTTTTGGGTGCAATAGCCTGGACGGAACCTTATTGGAGACATCTAATCCTCATGCTCTACTTGCCACAATTCATTTTCGTAATCTACTTTTGGATCGCACCGGAATCTGTTCGATGGCTGATCAGCAAAGGCCGGTATGAAGAAGCCTTAACCATCTTGAAAAAAGCTGCTAAAATGAATGGAAGTGCTTTGTCAGAAAGGACTTTGAAAGAGTTCTCGGAGTTAAAAGATGTTGTGACGAAGGAAAAAGATACAACGGAACCTTGGTTAATATGTCTAGTTTTCAGACATAAACCAATTTTATTGCGTTGTTTGGTGACACCGGTGTGGTGGATCACTTGTATTCTAATGTACTACGGTCTGACGATATCTTCTGTGGGGATATCAGGGAACAGATACATCAACTATTCAGCGTGCAACGCAATCGAGATCCCGGGGTATTGGACCGCCGTGCTGCTTTTGAACAGGATTGGGAGAAAGGCTGTGTTGGCGGCAGGATTTTTGATAAGTGGAGCCTGTCAGATTGCCTTTATATTTGTATCTGACG GCAACTACTGGCTTTCCCTGACAGTATACCTGATCGGCAAGATGTGCGTGTCCGGCGTGATAACGTCTCTGTACGTGTACACCGCTGAACTGTATCCCACGCGGTACCGGTCCAGTCTCTTCGCGTATTCCTCCATGATTGGAAGAGTTGGGGGTATCTTAGCGCCGCTCATGCCTGGAGTT GCAGCAGTGGTGTGGGTGCACCTCCCGTTCCTGGTGTTCGGCGTGATGGCGCTGGTGTCCGGCCTGCTGGTGCTGCTGGCGCCGGAGACCCTCGGCGCACCCTTACCAGACTCCATGGAGGAGGCTGCCAACCTCGGCAAGGAGTCTCCTGTGCTGCAGTGGTTGAAGACGCTAATGTTTAGGAGCAAAAGTTatacaattaaataa
- the LOC134794639 gene encoding uncharacterized protein LOC134794639, giving the protein MLRYFCFLAVILGVRSASAPFITPCKKGDSACIIRSAQAAVPFLAAGIPELNVPSVDPMVLKVVKSEEAGLRLTLKNTTVTGMKDCTIEDTRLNEATDKLDVVVRCSVVLRGWYKLRGTILVLPIRGEGKDTIKIRDIVITANTKLATVKGADGQEHWHISKWDHSFDVRTKTTFDFENLFDGNKALSDPVDAIVNANWKLVMTEIAPPIVRAITERVVAAVDAFFAAVPANELQIY; this is encoded by the exons ATGTtgaggtatttttgctttttggCGGTGATTTTGGGGGTGAGATCGGCTTCCG CCCCCTTCATCACACCCTGCAAGAAAGGCGACAGTGCCTGCATCATCCGTTCCGCGCAAGCTGCCGTGCCCTTCCTCGCCGCCGGCATCCCGGAGCTCAACGTGCCTTCCGTGGACCCCATGGTGCTGAAGGTGGTCAAGTCTGAGGAGGCGGGGTTGAGGCTCACGCTCAAGAATACTACGGTTACCGGGATGAAGGATTGCACCATTGAGGATACTAG GCTGAACGAGGCAACAGACAAGCTGGACGTGGTGGTGCGCTGCTCGGTGGTGCTGCGAGGCTGGTACAAGCTGCGAGGAACCATCCTCGTGCTGCCGATCCGCGGGGAAGGCAAGGACACCATCAAAATCC GTGACATAGTGATCACAGCCAACACCAAACTGGCCACAGTGAAGGGAGCCGACGGCCAGGAGCACTGGcacatcagcaagtgggatcATTCCTTTGATGTTCGCACTAAGACCACCTTCGACTTTGAGAACCTCTTCGATGGGAATAAGGCACTAT CGGATCCTGTGGACGCGATAGTAAACGCCAACTGGAAGTTGGTGATGACAGAAATAGCGCCCCCTATCGTCCGCGCCATCACCGAACGCGTCGTCGCCGCGGTGGACGCGTTCTTCGCGGCGGTGCCCGCCAACGAGCTACAGATATATTAA